One window of the Shewanella cyperi genome contains the following:
- the rssA gene encoding patatin-like phospholipase RssA — MTPKPGPNSTSKHTSSKPPTIGLALGSGAAKGWAHIGVLKALLALGVKPDKVAGCSVGALVGAAYANGRLQELDNWVSGFSSWDVLGLMDLSWRRGGIIGGERVFDVLQSHIGDLQIEALAIPFAAVATDLYSGQEIWIRAGDLRQAVRASCSMPGILPPVRLGERWLVDGAVVNPVPVSVCRAMDVDVVIAVDLSGHRRQRNAEFPIEIRSETSSALEQSRALESQGNGFMDLLARGKEYVSSLSDKFALGNNSDPGMWAVMSQSMEILEQRHKRARLMGDPPDVCLLPKVNDIGTMEFHRAREAIAAGEAAVMASAHLIEAALGR, encoded by the coding sequence ATGACCCCAAAGCCAGGCCCCAACAGCACCAGCAAGCATACAAGCTCCAAGCCCCCCACCATAGGGCTGGCATTGGGCAGCGGTGCCGCCAAGGGCTGGGCCCACATTGGGGTTCTGAAGGCCTTGTTGGCACTGGGGGTGAAGCCCGATAAGGTGGCCGGTTGTTCGGTCGGTGCCCTGGTGGGGGCGGCCTATGCCAATGGCCGCTTGCAGGAATTGGATAATTGGGTCAGTGGATTTTCCAGCTGGGATGTCCTTGGGCTGATGGATTTAAGCTGGCGCCGCGGTGGCATTATCGGCGGCGAGCGGGTGTTTGATGTGTTGCAATCACACATTGGCGACTTGCAGATTGAGGCCCTTGCCATTCCTTTTGCGGCCGTGGCCACGGATCTCTACAGCGGCCAGGAAATCTGGATCCGCGCCGGCGATTTGCGCCAGGCGGTGCGGGCTTCCTGCTCCATGCCCGGCATTTTGCCGCCGGTGCGCCTGGGGGAGCGTTGGCTGGTGGATGGTGCCGTAGTCAATCCTGTGCCCGTGTCTGTGTGCCGCGCCATGGATGTGGATGTGGTTATTGCAGTCGATCTCAGTGGTCACAGGCGCCAACGCAATGCGGAATTTCCGATTGAGATCCGCAGCGAGACCTCGTCGGCGCTGGAGCAGTCCCGGGCCCTGGAATCCCAGGGCAATGGCTTTATGGATTTGCTCGCCCGCGGCAAGGAATACGTCTCCAGTCTCAGCGACAAATTTGCCCTTGGAAATAACTCCGATCCCGGCATGTGGGCGGTGATGTCGCAGTCCATGGAAATCCTCGAACAAAGACACAAGCGGGCCCGCTTGATGGGGGATCCGCCCGATGTCTGCCTGCTGCCCAAGGTCAATGATATAGGCACCATGGAGTTCCATCGAGCCAGGGAAGCCATTGCCGCCGGTGAGGCCGCGGTCATGGCGTCGGCACATTTGATTGAAGCAGCCCTGGGCCGATAA
- the nrdD gene encoding anaerobic ribonucleoside-triphosphate reductase, translating into MPVVIKRDGCQAPFDETRIRDAVMAASAHEGIEDVDYAATVAAVVHAGVSHLQQVHIHELQLAVENCLMEGPYKEVARHYIEYRHDRDVCREASSRLNQEIRSLVEQTNAALLHENANKDSKVIPTQRDLLAGIIAKHYAKRHILPKDVVAAHEAGDIHYHDLDYAPFFPMFNCMLIDLEGMLTRGFKMGNAEIETPKSISTATAVTAQIIAQVASHIYGGTTINRIDEVLAPFVAKSYEKHYQTALTWGVKDAKDYAIALTEKECHDAFQSLEYEVNTLHTANGQTPFVTFGFGLGTRWESRLIQQSILQVRLEGLGRNRKTAVFPKLVFAIRDGINHKAGDCNYDIKQLALKCASQRMYPDILNYEQVEKVTGSFKTPMGCRSFLGVYVENGELKHEGRNNLGVVSLNLPRIALLAKGDESEFFRLLDERLATARTALDTRIERLQGVKARVAPILYMEGACGVRLKADDDIAPIFKNGRASISLGYIGLHETINALYGTEEHLYDSARLRQKALDIVAHMQAATKRWKAETGYGFSLYSTPSESLCSRFAKIDASEFGVIPGVTDKGYYTNSFHLDVEKKVTPYDKIDFEAPYPLLATGGFICYGEYPNMQHNLEALENVWDYSYSRVPYYGTNTPIDECYDCGFTGEFSCTSKGFVCPSCGNHEPSRVSVTRRVCGYLGSPDARPFNHGKQEEVKRRVKHL; encoded by the coding sequence ATGCCGGTCGTGATAAAGAGGGATGGTTGCCAAGCCCCGTTTGATGAAACCCGTATCCGTGATGCCGTGATGGCGGCCTCTGCCCATGAGGGGATTGAGGACGTGGACTACGCCGCCACAGTGGCGGCAGTGGTGCATGCCGGTGTCAGTCACCTGCAGCAGGTGCACATCCACGAGCTGCAGTTGGCGGTGGAAAACTGTCTGATGGAAGGCCCCTACAAGGAGGTCGCCCGCCATTATATTGAGTACCGTCACGACAGGGACGTGTGCCGCGAGGCCAGCAGCAGACTCAATCAGGAGATCCGCTCACTGGTGGAGCAGACCAACGCCGCCCTGTTGCATGAAAATGCCAACAAGGACTCCAAGGTCATCCCTACCCAAAGGGACCTGCTGGCCGGCATCATAGCCAAGCACTATGCCAAGCGCCATATTCTGCCCAAGGATGTGGTGGCCGCCCACGAGGCCGGTGATATTCATTATCATGATCTTGATTACGCACCATTTTTCCCCATGTTCAACTGTATGCTCATCGATCTGGAGGGCATGCTGACCCGGGGCTTCAAAATGGGCAATGCCGAGATTGAGACTCCAAAATCCATTTCCACCGCCACGGCGGTAACGGCGCAAATCATAGCCCAGGTGGCAAGCCATATTTATGGTGGCACCACAATCAACCGCATCGATGAAGTGCTGGCGCCCTTTGTGGCCAAGAGCTACGAGAAGCATTACCAAACCGCGCTGACCTGGGGTGTCAAGGATGCCAAGGATTACGCCATCGCCCTGACAGAGAAAGAGTGCCACGACGCATTCCAGTCCCTGGAGTACGAGGTCAATACCCTGCACACCGCCAATGGCCAAACCCCGTTTGTCACCTTTGGCTTTGGCCTCGGAACCCGCTGGGAATCACGGTTAATCCAACAGTCAATCCTGCAGGTGCGGCTCGAAGGCCTGGGACGTAATCGCAAGACGGCGGTATTCCCCAAACTGGTATTTGCCATTCGCGATGGGATTAACCACAAGGCCGGCGATTGCAACTATGACATCAAGCAACTGGCGCTGAAGTGTGCATCCCAGCGCATGTATCCCGACATCCTCAATTACGAGCAGGTGGAGAAGGTGACCGGCTCCTTTAAAACTCCCATGGGCTGTCGCAGTTTCCTCGGGGTTTATGTGGAAAATGGTGAGCTCAAACACGAAGGCCGTAATAACCTGGGGGTAGTCAGCCTCAACCTGCCCCGAATTGCCTTGCTGGCCAAGGGCGATGAGAGTGAATTTTTCCGCCTGCTGGATGAACGTCTGGCCACGGCGAGGACGGCACTCGACACCCGTATCGAGCGTTTGCAGGGGGTCAAGGCCAGGGTTGCGCCGATCCTCTATATGGAAGGCGCCTGCGGCGTCAGGCTCAAGGCCGATGATGATATCGCGCCTATTTTCAAAAACGGCCGCGCCTCAATATCCCTTGGCTATATTGGTCTGCATGAAACCATCAATGCCCTCTATGGCACCGAAGAGCACCTTTACGATTCGGCCCGGCTGCGGCAAAAGGCGCTCGACATAGTGGCTCATATGCAGGCGGCCACCAAGCGCTGGAAGGCCGAAACCGGTTATGGCTTCAGTCTCTACAGCACTCCCAGCGAGAGCCTGTGCAGCCGTTTTGCCAAGATAGATGCCAGTGAGTTTGGGGTGATCCCCGGTGTCACCGACAAGGGGTATTACACCAACAGTTTCCACCTCGATGTGGAAAAGAAGGTCACGCCCTACGACAAGATTGATTTCGAGGCGCCATATCCACTGCTGGCCACCGGGGGCTTCATTTGTTACGGCGAATACCCCAACATGCAGCACAACCTGGAAGCGTTGGAGAACGTGTGGGACTACAGCTATAGCCGGGTACCTTACTATGGCACCAACACGCCCATCGATGAATGTTACGACTGCGGCTTTACCGGCGAGTTTTCCTGTACCAGCAAGGGTTTCGTCTGCCCCTCCTGTGGCAACCATGAACCGAGCCGGGTATCTGTGACCCGTCGGGTCTGCGGTTACCTTGGCAGCCCGGACGCCAGGCCGTTTAACCATGGCAAGCAGGAAGAGGTTAAACGCCGGGTCAAACACCTTTAA
- the nrdG gene encoding anaerobic ribonucleoside-triphosphate reductase-activating protein has protein sequence MNFHKYYPLDVVNGPGTRVTLFVAGCEHQCRGCYNQSTWDLRSGQVFDKAMADTLIHDLNDTRIPRRGLSLSGGDPLHPANLAAVGALLQRVQRECPGKDVWLWTGYVHENLSDAQRAVVELVDVLVDGPFVQELLSPGLPWRGSSNQRVLTLKPNNSRQAGASLL, from the coding sequence ATGAACTTCCACAAATACTATCCGCTCGATGTGGTCAATGGTCCGGGTACCCGGGTGACGCTGTTTGTGGCCGGCTGCGAACACCAGTGCCGCGGTTGCTATAACCAGTCCACCTGGGATCTGCGCAGCGGGCAGGTGTTCGATAAGGCCATGGCCGATACCCTGATCCACGATCTCAACGACACGCGAATCCCTCGCCGGGGCCTCAGCCTATCCGGTGGCGATCCCCTGCATCCGGCCAATCTGGCCGCCGTTGGCGCCTTGTTGCAGCGGGTGCAGCGGGAATGCCCGGGCAAGGATGTCTGGCTCTGGACCGGCTATGTCCATGAAAACCTGAGTGACGCACAGCGCGCTGTGGTCGAGCTGGTGGACGTGCTGGTGGATGGCCCCTTTGTGCAGGAGTTGCTGTCACCGGGATTGCCCTGGCGCGGCAGCAGCAACCAGCGGGTGTTGACCCTCAAGCCAAATAATTCACGCCAGGCAGGCGCTTCGCTGTTATAA
- a CDS encoding YibL family ribosome-associated protein, translating to MNLKQELHELNDKLDKFRRKLAAAEQRGDQHVVAQFKQEMAALTKRIASVKQQQTRELGKQAGEVKDLPFRRAITKAEQADMGKLKKSVKGLVVVHPMTALGRQMGLTEVTGFAPKPF from the coding sequence ATGAATTTGAAACAAGAACTGCATGAGCTTAACGATAAGCTCGATAAATTCCGCCGCAAGCTCGCCGCTGCCGAGCAGCGGGGCGATCAGCATGTGGTAGCGCAGTTCAAGCAGGAAATGGCGGCCCTGACTAAACGCATCGCCAGTGTCAAACAGCAACAAACCCGGGAACTGGGCAAACAGGCCGGTGAAGTCAAGGATTTGCCGTTCAGGCGCGCCATCACCAAGGCCGAGCAGGCCGACATGGGTAAGCTGAAAAAGTCGGTCAAGGGACTGGTGGTGGTTCATCCCATGACGGCCCTGGGAAGGCAGATGGGCCTGACCGAGGTGACGGGTTTTGCACCCAAACCTTTCTGA
- the ribA gene encoding GTP cyclohydrolase II, translating to MSIKYVATSKLPTPWGIFAMHGFEDTETGKEHVALTYGELDAKTPVLGRIHSECLTGDALFSLRCDCGFQLQTAMQNIAEAGCGFILYLRQEGRGIGLLNKIRAYELQDQGANTVEANERLGFAADMRKYDMIAPMLAHIGVTQVRLMTNNPRKVKAMQDVGMDVVERVPLQVGKNRYNEAYLKTKSDALGHMMSEVHFNDDHQD from the coding sequence ATGTCGATAAAATACGTCGCCACTTCCAAATTGCCTACCCCTTGGGGCATCTTTGCCATGCACGGTTTTGAAGATACCGAGACCGGCAAGGAACATGTGGCGCTGACTTACGGTGAGCTGGACGCCAAGACCCCGGTGCTGGGGCGGATCCACTCCGAATGTCTTACCGGGGATGCCCTGTTCAGCCTGCGCTGTGACTGTGGTTTCCAATTGCAGACCGCCATGCAAAACATTGCCGAAGCCGGTTGTGGTTTTATCCTTTATCTGCGTCAGGAAGGGCGTGGTATAGGCTTGCTCAACAAGATCCGCGCCTATGAGTTGCAGGATCAGGGTGCCAATACCGTCGAAGCCAATGAGCGTCTGGGCTTTGCGGCCGATATGCGTAAATATGACATGATAGCCCCCATGCTGGCCCATATAGGTGTCACCCAGGTGCGTTTGATGACCAATAATCCGCGCAAGGTCAAGGCTATGCAGGATGTGGGCATGGACGTGGTGGAGCGGGTGCCGTTGCAGGTGGGTAAGAACCGTTATAACGAGGCCTACCTCAAGACCAAATCCGATGCCCTGGGGCATATGATGTCCGAGGTCCATTTTAACGATGACCATCAGGACTGA
- a CDS encoding VF530 family protein: MSEQPKNPLHGLTLKHILEYLVAELGWPALAQRIAIRCFSQDPSIKSSLTFLRRTPWAREKVEHLYLECHGQPVPMARVEAHSAQTKHPAQTKHTAQTKHIAKAKPADKEAPAGKSTTKQEYVSGAVNADIWGKRS; this comes from the coding sequence ATGTCCGAACAACCCAAAAATCCACTTCACGGCCTGACACTCAAACACATTCTGGAGTATCTGGTAGCTGAGCTCGGTTGGCCTGCTCTGGCACAGCGCATTGCCATACGCTGCTTCAGCCAGGATCCCAGCATCAAATCCAGTCTGACTTTTTTACGTCGCACCCCCTGGGCCAGGGAAAAAGTCGAGCATTTGTACCTTGAGTGTCACGGCCAGCCGGTCCCGATGGCCAGGGTTGAAGCACACTCAGCGCAAACGAAACACCCGGCCCAAACGAAACACACTGCTCAAACAAAACACATAGCCAAGGCCAAACCGGCCGACAAAGAGGCGCCTGCCGGTAAAAGCACCACCAAGCAGGAGTATGTCAGCGGCGCTGTCAACGCCGATATCTGGGGCAAACGCAGCTAA
- a CDS encoding carbon starvation CstA family protein produces the protein MTWFLLCVGLLIGGYVIYGTFVEKVFGINAKRQTPAFTQTDGVDYVPMSKGKVYLIQLLNIAGVGPIFGPILGALYGPAAMLWIVIGCIFAGAVHDYFSGMLSVRNGGQSVPNLAGKYLGKKAKHFMNVFATILLLLVGVVFISAPAGLLAKLTGADISIFVGVIFVYYLVATIVPVDKIIGRLYPFFGALLLFMSVGLTIALLVSTEHSLLPGVQASDFLTNLNPKDMPLWPALFITIACGAISGFHATQSPLMARCMENESNGRFVFFGAMIGEGIIALIWCAIALSFFGGVEGLASGMAGNPANVVYEASTGLLGTIGGFMAVLGVIVLPITSGDTAFRSARLILSEFFNLPQNELGKRLLLAIPLFVVGAILTQVDFGVIWRYFGVANQATAVLMLWTASAYLMRHNKLHWICTVPATFMTTVVVTFLLNSATLGAGLPMTLSTVAGIIIAVTVAGGLLLTTKGKAVEVAEKA, from the coding sequence ATGACCTGGTTCCTACTCTGCGTTGGCCTGCTCATAGGCGGCTACGTGATTTACGGCACCTTCGTGGAGAAGGTGTTCGGGATCAATGCCAAACGGCAAACACCGGCCTTTACCCAAACCGACGGGGTTGACTACGTGCCCATGTCCAAGGGCAAGGTATACCTTATTCAACTGCTTAACATTGCCGGCGTGGGTCCGATTTTTGGCCCTATCCTGGGTGCGCTCTATGGCCCTGCCGCCATGTTGTGGATAGTCATAGGCTGTATTTTTGCCGGTGCGGTGCACGATTATTTTTCCGGCATGCTGTCGGTACGCAATGGGGGCCAATCGGTACCCAATCTGGCGGGCAAATACCTGGGCAAGAAAGCCAAGCACTTCATGAATGTCTTTGCCACCATACTCTTGCTGTTGGTGGGCGTAGTATTTATTTCCGCACCTGCGGGCCTGCTGGCCAAGTTGACCGGTGCCGATATCAGCATCTTCGTTGGCGTGATCTTCGTTTACTACCTGGTAGCCACCATAGTCCCGGTAGACAAGATCATAGGTCGCCTCTATCCCTTCTTCGGCGCCCTGCTACTGTTTATGTCCGTGGGACTGACCATAGCCCTGCTGGTCTCGACCGAACACAGTTTGCTGCCAGGTGTTCAGGCGTCTGACTTCCTGACCAACCTCAATCCCAAGGATATGCCACTGTGGCCGGCCCTCTTTATCACCATTGCCTGTGGCGCCATTTCCGGCTTCCATGCCACCCAATCACCTTTGATGGCCCGCTGCATGGAAAATGAATCCAATGGCCGCTTCGTGTTCTTCGGCGCCATGATAGGTGAAGGCATAATCGCCCTGATCTGGTGTGCCATTGCCCTGTCGTTCTTCGGCGGTGTTGAAGGCCTCGCCAGCGGCATGGCCGGCAATCCTGCCAACGTGGTCTATGAAGCGTCCACCGGTCTGCTGGGTACCATAGGTGGCTTTATGGCGGTACTGGGTGTGATAGTGCTGCCAATCACCTCGGGTGATACCGCATTCCGCTCTGCCCGTCTGATCCTGTCAGAGTTCTTCAATCTGCCACAAAATGAGCTGGGCAAGCGTCTGCTGCTGGCTATTCCCCTGTTCGTGGTCGGCGCCATACTGACGCAGGTGGACTTCGGGGTGATTTGGCGCTATTTCGGTGTGGCCAACCAAGCCACCGCCGTACTTATGCTCTGGACTGCTTCCGCTTATCTGATGCGTCATAACAAGCTGCACTGGATCTGTACTGTGCCGGCTACCTTTATGACCACTGTGGTGGTGACCTTCCTGCTCAACTCCGCCACCCTGGGTGCCGGTCTGCCCATGACCCTCTCCACCGTGGCAGGCATCATTATCGCTGTTACTGTGGCGGGCGGTCTGTTATTGACCACCAAGGGCAAGGCGGTTGAAGTGGCCGAAAAAGCCTGA
- the btsR gene encoding two-component system response regulator BtsR produces the protein MISCILVDDEPYAREALAELLAKSPDILILAQVGNAIEAMQAINELKPQLVFLDIQMPRISGMELLAMLDKSTMPRIVFVTAFDEFAIKAFEYHAFDYLLKPIDPDRLEHTLARLRQDLAPKDLGPVTPAELTHLPCFSGNRLKVVPISDVEFIFSDVGGVHVATTNGLVHTQMTLKLLEEKTRLIFCHRQYLVAPAAIAEIELQDGGAEVITRSGARVPVSRRYLKELKQYFGFH, from the coding sequence GTGATTTCCTGCATCCTGGTTGATGACGAACCCTACGCCCGGGAGGCGCTGGCCGAACTGCTGGCCAAGTCGCCGGATATCCTTATTCTTGCTCAGGTAGGTAATGCCATTGAGGCCATGCAGGCCATCAACGAACTCAAGCCGCAATTGGTGTTTCTGGATATCCAAATGCCAAGGATAAGTGGCATGGAACTGCTGGCAATGCTGGATAAAAGCACCATGCCAAGGATAGTGTTTGTCACCGCCTTTGATGAGTTCGCCATCAAGGCCTTCGAATACCATGCCTTCGATTACCTGCTCAAACCCATAGATCCCGACAGACTGGAACATACCCTGGCACGGCTCAGGCAGGACTTGGCCCCCAAAGATCTCGGGCCCGTTACCCCGGCCGAACTCACCCACCTGCCCTGCTTCAGTGGCAACCGCCTCAAGGTCGTGCCCATCTCTGATGTGGAATTTATTTTCAGCGACGTTGGCGGCGTTCACGTGGCGACGACCAATGGCCTGGTGCATACCCAGATGACCCTCAAACTGCTGGAGGAAAAAACCCGGCTCATCTTCTGTCATCGCCAGTATCTGGTGGCGCCTGCTGCCATCGCCGAGATAGAGTTGCAGGATGGCGGCGCCGAAGTCATAACCCGCAGCGGTGCCAGGGTGCCGGTATCCAGGCGCTATCTTAAAGAACTCAAGCAGTATTTCGGATTTCACTGA
- a CDS encoding sensor histidine kinase → MPLILLLTQQMCLYLVFVYLASKTPLFKVLTESSPRLPHKIIIYLIFSTFCIMATYFGEQTHGAIANTRAMGAVLGGLLGGPVTGLAVGLTGGLHRYSMGGFTDVACALSTTLEGLSAGLLSLTLRRLGKPELSYHPLVAGLATFYAEIMQMLIILIVAKPFEDAWALVQQIAPPMLLVNSMGAALFMSMLKDQKAMFDKLSSSFSTKALKIAERSVGLLSQGFNERTSAEVAQIVIEETNVGAVAITDREKLLAFIGIGADHHIPGTPIASKITLEAIQDNKVMFADGVELPYACSISPQCRLGSSLVIPLRSDTEVIGTIKLYEPKNKLFLNINRTLGEGIARLLSNQILYGRVEQQKILLTQTELKLLQAQVNPHFLFNALNTIGAIIRRNPDKARSLLQQLSQFLRINLKRSPDLVSLADELEHIEAYLGIERARFIDKLSVDIRIPVELMQQKLPAFTLQPIIENAVKHGTSQLLEQGRIQVTGKAEAGILVLEVTDNAGLYQAKESSEGLGMNLVHKRIQNQFGNQYGVKVDCRADEYTRVTITLPLTEKES, encoded by the coding sequence ATGCCGCTTATCCTGCTTTTAACGCAGCAGATGTGCCTTTATCTGGTATTCGTCTATCTGGCCAGCAAGACCCCATTGTTCAAGGTCTTGACCGAAAGCTCCCCCAGGCTCCCCCATAAGATCATCATCTATCTAATTTTTTCGACCTTCTGCATCATGGCCACCTATTTTGGCGAACAAACCCATGGGGCGATTGCCAACACCCGCGCCATGGGTGCAGTCCTGGGTGGCTTGCTCGGTGGTCCGGTGACCGGGCTGGCGGTGGGGCTTACCGGTGGTCTGCACCGCTACAGCATGGGTGGATTTACCGACGTGGCCTGTGCCCTGTCAACGACACTGGAGGGCCTTTCGGCGGGACTGCTGAGTCTCACCCTGAGGCGACTGGGTAAACCGGAACTCAGCTATCATCCTCTGGTGGCGGGCCTGGCAACTTTTTACGCTGAAATCATGCAAATGCTGATCATACTGATAGTGGCCAAGCCCTTTGAGGACGCCTGGGCACTGGTCCAGCAGATTGCACCGCCCATGTTGCTGGTCAACTCCATGGGGGCGGCCCTCTTTATGAGCATGCTCAAAGATCAGAAGGCCATGTTCGACAAACTGTCGTCGAGCTTTTCCACCAAGGCACTTAAAATTGCCGAGCGCAGTGTCGGTTTACTCTCCCAGGGATTTAACGAGCGCACCAGCGCCGAGGTGGCGCAAATCGTCATTGAGGAAACCAATGTCGGCGCTGTGGCCATCACAGACAGGGAAAAACTGCTGGCTTTTATCGGCATTGGGGCCGATCACCATATTCCCGGGACGCCAATCGCCTCGAAAATCACCCTGGAGGCGATACAGGACAACAAGGTGATGTTCGCCGATGGCGTTGAATTGCCCTACGCCTGTTCCATCTCGCCCCAATGCCGTCTGGGGTCCAGCCTGGTGATCCCCTTGCGCAGTGATACTGAGGTAATAGGCACCATCAAGTTGTACGAACCGAAAAACAAACTGTTTCTCAACATCAACCGCACCCTGGGTGAAGGGATAGCCAGGCTGCTGTCCAACCAGATACTTTATGGCCGGGTGGAACAGCAGAAAATCCTGCTGACCCAGACCGAACTCAAATTACTGCAAGCCCAGGTCAATCCGCATTTCCTGTTCAATGCACTCAATACCATAGGCGCCATCATTCGCCGCAATCCCGACAAGGCCAGAAGTCTGCTGCAGCAGTTATCGCAGTTTTTACGCATCAATCTCAAACGCAGCCCGGATCTGGTGTCGCTGGCCGATGAGCTTGAGCACATAGAAGCCTATCTGGGCATTGAAAGAGCGCGCTTTATCGACAAACTCAGTGTCGATATCCGCATCCCGGTGGAACTGATGCAGCAAAAATTGCCGGCTTTTACCCTGCAGCCCATCATAGAAAATGCGGTCAAACATGGCACCTCCCAGCTGCTGGAACAAGGCAGGATCCAGGTTACCGGTAAGGCTGAAGCAGGTATATTGGTGCTGGAAGTGACCGACAATGCCGGCCTCTATCAAGCCAAGGAAAGCAGCGAGGGCCTGGGCATGAACCTGGTGCATAAACGGATCCAGAATCAATTCGGTAACCAATATGGGGTAAAGGTAGACTGCCGGGCCGACGAATATACCCGGGTGACCATCACCCTGCCACTGACGGAGAAAGAGTCGTGA
- a CDS encoding ribbon-helix-helix domain-containing protein encodes MSLTDLKRKKPKVDRSKISVEDFIADANNYASGKPTLLAGQKSKPPKRGLDKMTTKSYRHATFTLTEASIAQLDEIAKESGIAKSKLLRILIKEFYDKSSGEQGHILQRRKDDHL; translated from the coding sequence ATGAGCTTAACTGACCTTAAACGCAAGAAACCCAAAGTCGACCGCAGCAAGATTTCGGTGGAAGACTTTATCGCTGATGCCAACAATTATGCATCCGGTAAACCGACCCTGTTGGCGGGTCAGAAATCCAAGCCGCCAAAGCGCGGCCTGGATAAGATGACGACCAAGTCATATCGTCATGCCACCTTTACCCTAACCGAAGCCAGCATCGCCCAGCTGGATGAGATAGCCAAGGAGTCGGGCATAGCCAAATCCAAATTGCTCAGGATCCTTATCAAAGAGTTTTATGACAAGAGTTCGGGCGAGCAAGGCCATATATTGCAGCGCCGTAAAGACGATCATTTGTGA
- a CDS encoding AAA family ATPase, with the protein MILLVGGEKGGSGKSCLAQNIAVHITQKFNANVLMVDCDPQRTTSDWIQARNNAADLPQINCIQLYGKIRNDLLSLNERFDYVIVDCGGQDNLAMRAAMSVATYVVVPLRPKRRDLKTLPHMEDMLATCKMVNPKMVATVVLTQCPALPTQGKRILEAKEVVQSFGLRVLDSVTFSRNIYDDSEESGSSVLEIEPDGKAAEEIRAIADELLAIPPENRYELN; encoded by the coding sequence ATGATTCTGCTTGTGGGCGGTGAAAAAGGTGGCAGCGGCAAGAGCTGTCTGGCACAAAATATCGCAGTGCATATCACACAAAAATTCAATGCTAACGTGCTCATGGTCGATTGCGACCCCCAGCGCACGACTTCCGACTGGATCCAGGCCCGTAACAACGCTGCCGATTTGCCACAAATCAACTGTATTCAGCTGTACGGCAAAATCCGTAATGATTTGCTCAGTCTGAATGAGCGTTTCGATTATGTGATAGTCGACTGTGGTGGTCAGGACAACCTGGCGATGCGTGCCGCCATGTCGGTGGCCACCTATGTGGTGGTACCGCTGCGTCCCAAACGTCGGGATCTCAAGACCCTGCCCCACATGGAAGACATGCTGGCCACCTGTAAGATGGTCAACCCCAAGATGGTGGCAACCGTGGTTTTGACTCAGTGTCCAGCCCTGCCAACCCAGGGAAAACGCATTCTGGAAGCCAAGGAAGTGGTACAGTCCTTCGGGCTGCGGGTACTGGACTCAGTCACCTTCAGCCGTAATATTTACGACGACAGCGAAGAGAGCGGTTCCTCCGTCCTCGAAATCGAACCCGATGGCAAGGCAGCGGAAGAAATTCGCGCCATCGCAGATGAACTGCTCGCCATACCACCAGAAAATCGCTATGAGCTTAACTGA
- a CDS encoding PilZ domain-containing protein gives MDDNPKDFEERRGSLRVDLEAERILLRWTDRAGVVHTDDGICIDLARRGVLFEYRRPFAMGDLVEVVFNPGSDKENTVQGQVCRCSERNSQSFHVALQLI, from the coding sequence ATGGATGACAATCCAAAGGATTTCGAAGAGCGTCGTGGCTCGCTCAGGGTAGACTTGGAAGCCGAACGCATTCTGCTGCGCTGGACCGACAGGGCCGGGGTTGTGCACACAGACGATGGCATTTGTATTGATCTGGCCCGTCGTGGCGTGCTGTTTGAGTATCGCCGTCCTTTCGCCATGGGTGATCTGGTGGAAGTGGTCTTCAATCCGGGCAGCGACAAAGAAAACACAGTTCAGGGACAGGTATGCCGCTGCTCCGAGCGTAATTCGCAAAGTTTCCATGTTGCGCTGCAGCTAATCTGA